In Arthrobacter sp. SLBN-112, a genomic segment contains:
- a CDS encoding deoxyribose-phosphate aldolase, with protein MTLTPIASNNAVDDDPRRYEHLSTIRLEDPDAVARAAQSRRRHPGVKAGRQNFIVAADHPARGALAVGSDPVAMADRRQLLDRLQVALANPAVDGVLASPDIMDDLLLLGALDGKLVFGSMNRGGLSGLVNELDDRFTGHTAAALEALGADGGKMLTRICLGDPDTVVTLEATAKAIDSLAERKLIAMVEPFLSRWENGKVKNDLSTDSVIKSVAIAEGLGSTSAYTWMKLPVVAEMERVMAATTMPTVLLGGDPDGSQDEVFATWGAALALPGVQGLTVGRTLLYPSDGDVAGAVAAAASLLHHTTEIPEN; from the coding sequence GTGACCCTCACCCCGATCGCCTCAAACAATGCCGTCGATGATGATCCGCGCCGTTACGAGCACCTGAGCACCATCCGCCTCGAAGACCCGGACGCCGTGGCCCGCGCCGCCCAGTCCCGGCGCCGCCACCCAGGCGTGAAGGCGGGGCGGCAGAACTTTATCGTTGCCGCCGACCACCCGGCCCGCGGCGCCCTGGCCGTCGGCTCCGATCCCGTGGCGATGGCTGACCGCCGGCAGCTGCTGGACCGGCTCCAGGTCGCGCTGGCCAACCCGGCCGTCGACGGTGTCCTGGCCTCCCCGGACATCATGGATGACCTGTTGCTGCTGGGTGCCCTGGACGGCAAGCTGGTGTTCGGTTCCATGAACCGCGGCGGCCTGTCCGGGCTGGTCAACGAACTTGATGACAGGTTCACGGGCCACACCGCGGCAGCACTGGAAGCCCTCGGCGCGGACGGGGGGAAGATGCTGACGCGGATCTGCCTGGGCGATCCGGACACTGTGGTGACTCTTGAGGCAACGGCCAAGGCTATCGATTCTTTGGCGGAGCGGAAGCTGATCGCCATGGTGGAGCCGTTTCTGTCCAGATGGGAAAACGGCAAGGTCAAGAATGACCTCTCGACGGACTCGGTGATCAAGTCCGTCGCGATTGCCGAGGGACTGGGTTCCACCAGCGCCTACACGTGGATGAAGCTGCCAGTGGTGGCGGAGATGGAGCGCGTCATGGCGGCCACCACCATGCCCACGGTCCTGTTGGGCGGTGACCCGGACGGTTCCCAGGACGAGGTGTTCGCCACCTGGGGTGCCGCGCTGGCACTGCCGGGCGTGCAGGGGCTTACCGTTGGCCGCACCTTGCTTTACCCCT